In one Kwoniella botswanensis chromosome 3, complete sequence genomic region, the following are encoded:
- a CDS encoding trehalose-phosphatase → MDSMHPDPAPAPPPSLSDIKAQVARLEAAHKQKGLPLSGRIIHVMHHLPVEIVRIVPAESLEAGGVLSPPMTPEFKPEDVEAKVESADAKWRIHARTAHPALVSGIKSLSDTHDQILVAWTGEVLLQPDTNASPQPPSQATFPSIAQNLLAPFSTQQETPSPTSPSVPTPPPDESPLMVFGGEFNDQEKKEVETELERFTEVEQKFEEGGRLKYLPVFLPPDVSKGHYEGFCKKTLWPLFHYLLWLDSTATVPSPDPSWLAYHKTNQMFAQRVAEVYKPGDLIICHDYHLLLAPKMIREALGQVFHPNAGWGTAHPSPAAHHANKRFDWDQSQQSTPTNANNDKSKTEKLGGFLSNVGSALGQHLSVGGEHGATPVEVMIGMFMHTPWPSSEIFRCLPTRREILDGMLGANLVSFQTYSYSRHFVSTCIRVCGYESTPGGVDANGQVTAVGYCPIGLDVKRVIHDRELPGVIPKMEALRQLYKDKKIIVGREKLDVAKGVYNKLQAFEKFLQVYPEWRGKVVLIQVTTPALSESPKLERMTAELVSHINGTYGSLDFTPVHHYHQALEKDEYFGLLSVADLALITSLRDGMNTTSMEFILCQDKTNKSPLVLSEFMGTVASFQSALQINPHDLLGVAHAINKGLNMPQAEKEERHQSLLDSVNGHTSYTWAATILKQLLENVGGEHTAHQTPALDVNKFSQAYKNAKKRLMLFDYDGTLTPIVKVPSHAVPTERTLSAISTLAKDPKNVVYLISGRDGDFLEEHWGHVENLGMSAEHGSFVKQPGDEEFTNMTEALDMSWMSEVEEIFKYYTERTTGSTIEVKKASITWHYRNSDPDFGEFQCKQCLDLLESSLAPRRPIEVLVGKKNLEVRPLAVNKGEIVKRLMYENPDADLIFCAGDDKTDEDMFRSLRTVFPPGGIHTNDPIIMKPPVAVTSTLDPEEVAELKDVELHIRPDEIFATTVGPPAKKTLAAWHVTCPEEVVEALETLLESQ, encoded by the exons ATGGATTCCATGCATCCCGACCCAGCCCCTGCTCCTCCCCCTTCCTTGTCCGACATCAAAGCTCAGGTGGCTCGACTCGAGGCGGCCCACAAGCAGAAGGGCCTTCCTCTATCAGGCAGGATCATCCATGTGATGCATCATCTTCCCGTTGAGATCGTTCGAATCGTCCCCGCAGAATCATTAGAAGCAGGCGGAGTTTTATCTCCACCTATGACACCGGAATTTAAACCTGAAGACGTTGAAGCTAAAGTAGAATCTGCAGATGCTAAATGGAGGATTCACGCTAGAACCGCCCACCCAGCTTTGGTATCAGGTATAAAATCATTATCAGATACTCATGATCAAATCTTGGTAGCTTGGACAGGTGAAGTGCTTTTACAACCTGATACCAACGcatcacctcaacctccctcACAAGCTACTTTCCCCTCTATCGCCCAGAATCTCTTAGCTCCCTTTTCGACCCAGCAAGAAACCCCATCTCCTACTTCCCCAAGTGTGCCTACTCCCCCTCCTGATGAGTCACCCTTGATGGTTTTCGGAGGTGAATTCAACgaccaagagaagaaagaggtagaaaCGGAGTTGGAGAGGTTCACTGAGGTAGAACAGAAGTTtgaggaaggtggaagatTGAAGTATCTCCCTGTGTTCTTACCTCCTGATGTCAGTAAAGGCCATTACGAGGGCTTCTgtaagaaga CTCTTTGGCCATTATTCCACTATCTGCTATGGCTCGACTCTACCGCTACTGTCCCTTCACCCGACCCATCATGGTTAGCCTACCACAAGACCAACCAAATGTTCGCCCAAAGAGTTGCCGAAGTCTACAAGCCTGGTGATTTGATCATCTGCCACGATTACCATCTCCTCCTAGCTCCCAAGATGATTAGAGAAGCTCTCGGCCAAGTATTCCACCCTAATGCAGGATGGGGTACCGCTCATCCTTCGCCAGCTGCGCACCACGCCAACAAGCGATTCGACTGGGATCAAAGTCAGCAAAGCACCCCTACCAATGCTAATAACGATAAGTCCAAGACGGAGAAACTCGGTGGCTTCCTTTCGAACGTTGGCTCAGCTCTTGGTCAACATCTGAGTGTCGGGGGCGAACACGGCGCTACACCCGTAGAAGTCATGATTGGAATGTTCATGCATACTCCTTGGCCAAGCTCCGAAATCTTCAGATGTCTGCCTA CTCGACGAGAGATTCTTGATGGTATGCTCGGAGCCAATCTCGTTTCTTTCCAAACATACTCCTACTCCCGACATTTCGTATCGACATGTATCAGAGTATGTGGGTATGAGTCAACCCCTGGAGGAGTGGATGCGAATGGACAAGTCACAGCTGTAGGATACTGTCCTATAGGATTAGATGTCAAGCGAGTCATCCACGATAGGGAACTACCAGGTGTGATCCCCAAGATGGAAGCTCTCAGACAATTAtacaaggacaagaagatcatcgtaggaagagagaaattaGACGTAGCTAAAGGTGTATACAACAAACTGCAAGCTTTCGAGAAATTCTTACAAGTCTACCCTGAATGGAGAGGCAAAGTGGTTTTGATCCAGGTCACTACTCCTGCTTTGTCTGAATCACCAAAACTTGAGAGAATGACGGCTGAGTTGGTCAGTCATATCAATGGTACTTATGGTAGCTTGGACTTTACCCCAGTGCATCACTA CCACCAAGcattggagaaagatgaatattTCGGATTACTTTCCGTTGCCGACTTGGCTCTTATCACATCCCTTAGAGATGGTATGAATACCACTTCGATGGAGTTTATCTTATGCCAAGATAAGACCAACAAATCTCCTTTGGTTTTATCCGAATTTATGGGTACCGTGGCTTCTTTCCAGAGCGCTTTACAGATCAATCCCCACGATCTCCTCGGTGTCGCTCATGCGATAAATAAAGGATTGAACATGCCTCAAgccgagaaagaagaaagacatcAGAGTTTACTTGATTCCGTCAATGGACATACTTCATATACTTGGGCCGCGACGATCTTGAAGCAGTTGTTGGAGAATGTCGGTGGTGAACATACTGCCCATCAGACTCCCGCTTTGGATGTCAACAAGTTTAGTCAGGCGTACAAGAATGCtaagaagaggttgatgttgttcgattatgat GGAACTCTCACACCAATTGTCAAAGTACCTTCTCATGCCGTCCCTACCGAAAGAACCCTTTCGGCCATCAGTACACTCGCGAAAGATCCCAAGAACGTTGTGTACTTGATCTCAGGACGAGATGGTGATTTCTTAGAGGAACATTGGGGACACGTGGAAAACTTGGGAATGTCGGCTGAACATGGTTCATTCGTGAAACAACCTGGAGATGAAGAGTTTACGAATATGACGGAAGCTCTTGATATGAGTTGGATGagtgaggtggaagagattTTCAAGTATTAtactgag CGAACGACTGGATCCACAATCGAGGTTAAGAAAGCTTCTATCACTTGGCATTACAGGAATTCGGATCCTGACTttgg TGAATTCCAATGTAAACAGTGTTTGGACTTGCTCGAGAGTTCGTTAGCACCCCGACGACCTATTGAAG TTCTCGTCGGAAAGAAGAACCTCGAAGTACGACCACTGGCAGTAAACAAAGGTGAAATCGTCAAACGATTGATGTACGAAAACCCTGATGCGGATTTAATCTTCTGTGCGGGTGATGACAAGACCGATGAAGATATGTTCCGATCTTTACGAACCGTCTTCCCACCTGGAGGCATTCATACCAACGATCCGATCATCATGAAACCACCTGTAGCTGTCACTTCCACATTAGACCCAGAGGAAGTAGCCGAATTGAAAGATGTCGAATTGCACATTCGACCCGACGAAATATTCGCTACTACCGTTGGACCACCCGCGAAGAAGACACTGGCTGCTTGGCATGTCACTTGTCctgaggaggtggtggaggcTTTGGAAACGCTCTTGGAGTCGCAGTAG